In Bactrocera oleae isolate idBacOlea1 chromosome 5, idBacOlea1, whole genome shotgun sequence, a genomic segment contains:
- the LOC106618722 gene encoding uncharacterized protein, producing MSIPFCQHKLRNECEHAYGYANRYNRRRHEDPDYLDQHAWDFIRTFSDQTHKNYLLARHLKATSNGQWKTLQWLMQGDLDAVLDKRLAKKTSGKGPKTAKAGVCCQERVDRSIFVPLTNYVGPENIEQLISQKSQHVLDFTIKRMNDEKQDMYAHASQINEKEVKTFPDNNPNRVWYGKTLADVTVKRGLGSTGFPRIDEDLERAGQKTYGLELGHTSTLKSITPLAHRPTAGYLTSFQRSIEKNQMKNFIKTMNQFYADVTEPQPMDVDSVEELLQALQEEFYRTFSYEYKRPSSSKREQSKLRLSAIIRMLKSMPGYEAFERVLYHEPFDRDKPWTWMRTFPKRIPKEYLNRVSENILTEMKKWKRQQKIIALTYSPRKRVIAAIKNPRLQRKRGRKNLKSQNPKEHLDDDDLSMPFFQCKLRNECEHAYGHANSYNRRPHEDPDYLDQHAWDFIRTFSDQTHQNYLLARHLKATSNGQWKTLQWLMQGDLDAVLDKRLAKKTSGKGAETAKSHASQDKVDKNYLSARHLKTTTHGQRKSLQGLMHGDRDALLDKHIANRTYGTGANTATAYASQKSVDKSIYVPLTNYFGPENIKRLISQKHGSQHVLDFAVNKDEKQDHFHASQFKQKEVKTVKRGLRFTTGFPRIDKDLERAGGRRYLTEIKLQRSKQKNQMKNFIKTMNQFYADVTDPQPMDVDSVELMQALEEEFYKTYSYMSMRPSNSEEEQTKLRLSAVVRMLKSMPGYEAFERVLYHEPFDRDRPWTFMRTFPKRIPKEYLNRVSQHIVSDMKTWKRQQKLIALTYSPSEQVTDTARRLQKKRGRKNLKSQNPKEPLDDDY from the exons atgtcTATACCATTTTGTCAACATAAGCTCAGGAACGAATGTGAGCACGCATACGGCTATGCTAATAGATATAATAGAAGGCGCCACGAAGACCCCGATTATTTGGATCAGCATGCCTGGGATTTCATACGCACATTCAGCGATCAGacgcataaaaattatttgttagctCGCCACTTGAAGGCCACCTCGAACGGACAGTGGAAAACATTGCAATGGCTTATGCAAGGAGACCTGGATGCGGTCTTAGACAAGCGGTTGGCCAAAAAGACGTCTGGTAAAGGTCCAAAGACCGCAAAGGCTGGCGTATGCTGCCAGGAGAGGGTCGATAGGTCAATTTTTGTGCCTTTAACCAATTATGTTGGTCCGGAAAATATTGAACAGTTAATATCCCAGAAATCTCAACATGTTTTAGACTTTACCATTAAGAGAATGAATGATGAAAAGCAGGATATGTATGCACATGCTAGTCAAATCAACGAAAAAGAGGTTAAAACATTTCCAGACAATAATCCGAATCGAGTCTGGTACGGAAAAACTCTTGCAGACGTGACGGTTAAACGCGGTCTAGGCAGTACAGGATTCCCGCGTATTGATGAGGATCTTGAGCGAGCTGGCCAAAAGACATATGGTCTTGAATTGGGACACACAAGCACGTTGAAAAGTATAACCCCTTTGGCACATCGCCCAACAGCCGGTTATTTAACAAGCTTTCAGCGTAGTATAGAGAAGAATCAAATGAAGAATTTCATAAAAACTATGAACCAATTCTATGCAGATGTTACCGAACCCCAGCCTATGGATGTAGACAGTGTGGAGGAGTTACTGCAAGCACTACAAGAAGAATTCTATAGAACTTTCTCATACGAGTATAAGAGACCCTCAAGCAGCAAGCGGGAGCAATCAAAGCTGCGTCTGTCTGCGATTATCAGAATGTTAAAGAGCATGCCAGGCTATGAAGCTTTTGAGCGTGTATTGTATCATGAGCCTTTTGATCGCGACAAACCATGGACCTGGATGCGGACTTTCCCCAAACGCATTCCCAAGGAATATTTGAATAGAGTATCAGAGAACATATtaactgaaatgaaaaaatggaAACGCCAGCAAAAGATTATTGCCTTAACATATTCTCCACGCAAACGAGTTATAGCTGCTATAAAAAATCCAAGGCTTCAAAGGAAACGTGGacggaaaaatttaaaaagtcaaAACCCAAAAGAGCACTTAGACGATGACGACT TGTCTATGCCATTTTTCCAGTGTAAGCTCAGGAACGAATGTGAGCACGCATACGGCCATGCTAATAGTTATAATAGAAGGCCCCACGAAGACCCCGATTATTTGGATCAGCATGCCTGGGATTTCATACGCACATTCAGCGATCAGACGcatcaaaattatttgttagCTCGCCACTTGAAGGCCACCTCGAACGGACAGTGGAAAACATTGCAATGGCTTATGCAAGGAGACCTGGATGCGGTCTTAGACAAGCGGTTGGCCAAAAAAACATCTGGTAAAGGTGCAGAGACCGCAAAGTCACACGCCAGCCAGGATAAGGtcgataaaaattatttgtcagCTCGTCACTTGAAGACTACTACTCATGGACAGAGGAAATCATTGCAAGGGCTAATGCACGGAGACCGGGATGCGCTTTTGGACAAGCACATTGCAAACAGAACATATGGTACTGGTGCAAACACCGCAACGGCATATGCTAGCCAGAAGAGTGTCGATAAGTCAATATATGTGCCTTTAACCAATTATTTTGGTCCGGAAAATATTAAACGGTTAATATCCCAGAAACATGGATCTCAACATGTTTTAGACTTCGCCGTGAATAAAGACGAAAAGCAAGATCATTTTCATGCAAGTCAATTCAAACAAAAAGAGGTAAAAACAGTGAAACGCGGTTTAAGATTCACTACTGGATTTCCACGTATTGATAAAGACCTCGAGCGAGCTGGGGGAAGGAGATATCTaacagaaataaaattacagcGTAGTAAACAAAAGAACCAAATGAAGAATTTCATAAAAACTATGAACCAATTCTATGCAGATGTTACAGATCCCCAGCCTATGGATGTAGACAGTGTGGAGTTGATGCAAGCACTAGAAGAGGAATTCTATAAAACTTACTCATATATGAGTATGAGACCCTCAAATAGCGAGGAGGAACAAACAAAGCTGCGTCTGTCTGCGGTTGTCAGAATGCTAAAAAGCATGCCAGGCTATGAAGCTTTTGAGCGTGTTTTGTATCATGAGCCTTTTGATCGCGACAGACCATGGACCTTTATGCGGACTTTCCCTAAACGTATTCCCAAGGAATATTTGAATAGAGTATCACAGCACATAGTATCTGATATGAAAACATGGAAACGCCAGCAAAAGCTTATTGCCTTGACATATTCTCCATCCGAACAAGTTACAGATACTGCTCGTAGGCTCCAAAAGAAACGTGGacggaaaaatttaaaaagtcaaAACCCAAAAGAGCCCTTAGATGACGACTATTAA
- the LOC138857381 gene encoding uncharacterized protein, giving the protein MSVPVCRSCCAKTGRTVLINKLTKCPDAGQSSKKFAKNASCMCRDEWNFIQNFGHEMYKNYLLMQSLKKHTTCTSRLVECLQPKNVEKFVKKQTNVKAITKGSPKVLPSIPFIHNFDFLNKLNYVVGACADADPLSTSKKAQAHRAFKESRGLKCAEKLRPASNFPKVATAASQPTHTFSDSIEPVNAIGQALAQLPEVGGEHVNWFGHDIGYKIVPKTGAVELDFGTNPTAALAEQRYETFEPSSVFRLPKDGVRSKTFSKTKVRRDGKNKALPCTERQKRTLRHFDLVCVEGFQPNRDNFNLAPDAMSGFGLPMHTVGALNGLGYVREAAYLPHIAVPRQCNGLVPTKYLAYAGVSDKIQIPRAIVDLRSIQYNPFDEAGGIPRDLGPFLDTHNLKQTVGLSSGKPGFPQQGKIPITAACLGNMEAYRYLTRIGGFSQANLKRTVNGLGCIGEQPTKVRPLGGLRSTKPSHYVPFVEMSRPAIHCGFGNMEAYKYLRHFGGPLHGHLTAAARDLRRFEDVNLLGRAGSTRQGGVMGPAGWNYVDTFGYLNPAHIIGDADPDTYWEYAGVPFGELEQSKVPKYFGFTLAQENVTGAAADSGYIGNSGYLRQNSVSRHGKTDFFARYSDQAGVARQAGVVSNTSGRGRADASKYFVVYRPSINARQSIVSRRPTGLMIREAPRLMRHIVIPRREDSSAIEADLAYIREGRLFKHYKVARTFGSLPTNVHEAMKHLRRPLVSSQRNRFGPFAGFEYGDPRLKYFTSRRQGTKNELRYAEAIKNMRRFRAPGYESHPGIHPRGPFDYTKLRSTEGQIPENFQASRFRRGIGHRLKRRSTYPRKTLNQEEVNFDPQRWAGFFAAEPGYVYDPGYTGHSYPLISAFFGNNYGLQDLDQHSIAMPSLEEQRQRERARLHSLNLFYSIINQPDMEMEAAVPEEFSIPNDYHTELKAGEKIGKKENELSLLHVAKLLKDHRKKTFHPVAFHEPYDKERPWTWIQNFPKNIPNEILKRLSPKSLQTLRAWQRYQALLVEKYGDRSSPKTKHDKKKRHGNK; this is encoded by the coding sequence atGTCTGTTCCAGTTTGCCGATCGTGCTGCGCCAAAACTGGTCGTACCGTTTTAATCAACAAGTTAACCAAGTGTCCAGATGCCGGGCAGAGtagtaaaaaatttgcaaaaaatgccAGCTGCATGTGTAGAGACGAATGGAACTTCATACAAAACTTTGGGCACGAAATGTACAAAAACTATCTTCTAATGCAGAGTCTTAAGAAGCATACAACGTGTACTTCAAGACTTGTCGAATGTCTGCAGCcgaaaaatgtggaaaaattcgtaaaaaaaCAAACGAATGTAAAAGCGATTACAAAAGGCAGTCCAAAGGTGTTGCCCAGTATACCGTTTAtacataatttcgattttttgaataaactaaattatGTTGTCGGTGCTTGCGCCGACGCTGATCCTCTAAGTACATCCAAAAAGGCGCAAGCGCATAGAGCATTTAAAGAAAGTAGAGGGCTTAAGTGTGCCGAGAAACTTCGACCCGCCTCTAACTTTCCAAAGGTTGCTACAGCGGCATCACAACCAACACATACATTTTCTGACAGTATAGAACCAGTAAATGCTATCGGTCAAGCGCTTGCTCAACTTCCAGAAGTTGGAGGAGAGCACGTAAATTGGTTTGGACATGACATTGGATATAAAATAGTGCCAAAAACTGGAGCTGTCGAACTCGATTTTGGAACAAATCCGACAGCTGCACTTGCGGAACAACGCTATGAAACGTTTGAACCTAGCAGTGTCTTTAGATTACCTAAAGATGGTGTTAGATCCAAAACGTTTTCAAAAACTAAAGTTCGTCGTGATGGCAAAAATAAAGCTTTACCATGTACTGAAAGACAAAAACGAACTTTGAGACATTTTGATTTAGTATGCGTGGAAGGTTTCCAGCCAAATAGAGATAACTTCAACCTTGCACCTGATGCAATGAGTGGTTTTGGACTTCCAATGCACACAGTTGGCGCGCTAAACGGTTTAGGATATGTAAGAGAAGCTGCTTACTTACCGCATATCGCAGTTCCACGACAGTGCAATGGTCTTGTGCCTACTAAATATTTGGCTTATGCGGGAGTTTCTGATAAAATACAAATCCCTAGAGCTATCGTAGATTTGAGAAGCATTCAATACAACCCATTTGATGAAGCCGGTGGAATACCACGTGATTTAGGACCTTTTCTAGATACACACAATTTAAAACAGACGGTTGGTCTTAGCAGCGGTAAGCCTGGATTTCCTCAACAAGGTAAAATACCTATAACTGCTGCTTGTCTCGGTAATATGGAAGCTTATAGGTACCTAACACGTATTGGCGGCTTTTCGCAAGCCAATTTGAAGAGAACTGTGAATGGCTTAGGATGCATTGGAGAACAGCCTACAAAAGTTAGACCTCTTGGTGGTCTGAGGAGCACTAAGCCTAGTCATTATGTGCCGTTTGTTGAAATGTCTCGACCGGCAATACATTGTGGCTTTGGGAATATGGAAGCTTATAAATATTTGAGACATTTCGGAGGACCTCTGCATGGTCATCTTACGGCGGCAGCAAGAGACTTAAGAAGGTTTGAAGATGTTAACCTTTTAGGACGTGCTGGCAGCACACGTCAAGGCGGCGTTATGGGGCCTGCTGGCTGGAATTACGTTGATACCTTTGGTTACTTGAATCCAGCACATATAATTGGAGATGCAGACCCCGATACATATTGGGAATATGCTGGAGTCCCCTTTGGCGAATTAGAGCAAAGCAAAGTTccaaaatattttggttttactCTTGCTCAAGAAAATGTTACTGGAGCTGCTGCAGACTCAGGATATATCGGAAATTCCGGTTATTTAAGACAAAATAGCGTTTCGCGCCACGGAAAAACTGATTTCTTTGCGCGATATTCGGATCAGGCTGGAGTTGCACGGCAAGCGGGTGTTGTTAGTAATACCAGTGGTCGTGGAAGGGCTGATGCTTCAAAATACTTTGTTGTATATAGGCCTTCTATAAATGCAAGACAGAGTATAGTATCGCGTCGACCAACTGGCTTAATGATTCGAGAAGCACCGCGGTTAATGCGGCACATCGTAATACCTCGACGGGAAGATTCAAGTGCGATTGAAGCTGATTTAGCGTACATTAGAGAGGGTCGTTTATTTAAACATTATAAAGTAGCACGTACTTTCGGATCTCTTCCAACAAATGTCCATGAAGCTATGAAACATTTAAGACGCCCTCTAGTTTCTAGTCAAAGAAATAGATTTGGACCTTTTGCTGGATTTGAATACGGAGATCCTCGGTTAAAATACTTTACATCACGTCGTCAAGGAACAAAAAACGAATTACGTTATGCAGAGGCTATTAAAAATATGAGACGTTTTAGAGCACCTGGTTATGAAAGCCATCCTGGGATACATCCCCGCGGTCCTTTTGACTATACTAAACTTAGAAGTACTGAAGGCCAAATTCCAGAGAATTTTCAAGCCAGTCGTTTTAGAAGGGGTATTGGTCACAGGTTAAAGAGGCGTTCTACCTATCCGAGAAAAACTCTGAATCAAGAAGAAGTCAATTTCGATCCACAACGTTGGGCAGGTTTTTTCGCTGCTGAACCAGGCTACGTTTATGATCCAGGCTATACAGGCCATTCGTATCCATTGATCAGTGCATTTTTCGGCAATAATTATGGCCTGCAAGATTTAGATCAGCACAGTATTGCTATGCCAAGCTTAGAAGAACAACGACAACGTGAAAGGGCGCGACTTCACAGTCTGAACTTATTTTATAGTATAATAAATCAACCAGATATGGAAATGGAGGCTGCCGTACCGGAAGAATTTTCAATACCCAACGATTATCACACCGAGCTAAAAGCGGGAGAAAAAATAGGAAAGAAAGAAAATGAACTCTCTTTACTACATGTGGCGAAACTCTTAAAAGATCATCGCAAGAAGACATTCCATCCGGTTGCCTTCCATGAACCATATGATAAAGAGAGACCATGGACGTGGATACAGAATTTCCCTAAAAACATTCCAAACGAGATTTTAAAACGGCTCTCGCCAAAATCATTGCAAACTCTAAGGGCGTGGCAACGTTATCAAGCACTTTTGGTGGAGAAATATGGAGACCGAAGCTCTCCCAAAACGAAGCATGATAAAAAGAAACGGCATGGAAACAAGTAG
- the LOC106618728 gene encoding uncharacterized protein: MCTCRKRVDDYHRFARRNKNSQCKRRESTNRISVGEVNSSKTVYNVSSHKCAMPNTARLTKTLPQAKTRHKTCSNTENVRKGRPKRKTKCNKRIKETPSIPFTACFNADGRRVSDRGTPDNEANIKWRPLGHALRAAYAFAPELGVGNTGLSRCNPKPRTAESPVAFRVQQVIDILGDLRNKRTVDYRPTAYVARGGDVFRAKGGTAVAGIRTRNEPPCAQATPNVISAHKDAYNPCVGLLYDKDDTFKCIACTQTGGIVNYRAARGEQRVAPTMRAKLTAAKEKQEFACLINNLSNHYTYVNGDDAMKEYEMQSKMLENLEPTAILQESFELERPSTWRTIFPKNVVNKYLKRYSD; this comes from the exons ATGTGCACGTGCCGAAAGCGCGTGGACGATTACCATCGATTCGCTCGCAGAAATAAGAACTCGCAGTGCAAACGGCGTGAGTCAACTAATCGTATTAGCGTAGGCGAAGTGAACTCCTCGAAGACTGTATATAATGTTTCAAGCCACAAATGTGCTATGCCTAATACGGCTCGTTTAACCAAAACGCTGCCCCAAGCAAAAACACGACATAAAACTTGCTCGAATACAGAAAACGTCAGAAAAGGGCGACCCAAGCGCAAGACTAAATGCAATAAAAGGATTAAAGAAACGCCTTCGATTCCATTTACCGCCTGTTTCAACGCTGATGGACGACGTGTGTCGGATCGCGGAACACCAGACAATGAAGCAAATATTAAATGGCGTCCTTTAGGTCATGCTCTGCGGGCGGCATATGCTTTTGCACCAGAACTGGGCGTTGGTAACACGGGGTTAAGTAGATGTAATCCAAAACCCCGCACAGCGGAGTCTCCCGTTGCATTTCGAGTTCAGCAAGTAATTGACATATTGGGCGATCTCAGGAATAAAAGAACTGTCGACTATCGGCCGACAGCATACGTCGCTAGAGGTGGGGACGTTTTCCGTGCTAAAGGTGGCACTGCTGTTGCTGGAATTCGCACGCGAAACGAACCTCCTTGTGCTCAAGCAACGCCTAATGTTATTTCTGCCCACAAAGATGCTTACAACCCATGCGTTGGTCTGTTGTATGACAAAGATGATACATTTAAATGTATCGCTTGCACTCAAACCGGCGGTATTGTCAACTACAGAGCAGCTCGTGGCGAGCAAAGAGTCGCACCCACAATGAGAGCAAAACTAACTGCAGCTAAAGAGAAGCAAGAATTCGCGTGCCTCATTAATAATTTATCTAATCATTATACCTACGTAAATGGCGACGACGCAATGAAAGAGTACGAAATGCAAAGCAAAATGCTCGAGAACCTAGAACCG ACAGCAATTTTGCAAGAGTCTTTTGAATTGGAGAGGCCTTCGACTTGGAGAACAATTTTTCCCAAAAACGTCGTCAACAAATATCTAAAGCGATACTCTGATTGA